One window of the Labeo rohita strain BAU-BD-2019 chromosome 9, IGBB_LRoh.1.0, whole genome shotgun sequence genome contains the following:
- the myl1 gene encoding myosin light chain 1, skeletal muscle isoform has protein sequence MAPKKDAKKPEPPKKAEPAPAPAPAPAPEAPPKPAAVDLSGVKVDFSQDQLEDYREAFGLFDRVGDNKVAYNQIADIMRALGQNPTNKEVNKILGNPTADEMANKRVEFEAFLPMLQFVVNSPNKATYEDYVEGLRVFDKEGNGTVMGAELRIVLSTLGEKMNEAEIDALMQGQEDENGCVNYEAFVKHIMSV, from the exons ATGGCACCTAAGAAGGACGCTAAGAAGCCCGAGCCTCCCAAGAAAGCAGAGCCCGCACCTGCCCCAGCTCCCGCACCCGCACCCGAGGCCCCACCTAAACCCGCCGCAGTAGATCTGTCCGGCGTGAAG GTCGATTTCAGCCAGGACCAGTTGGAAG ATTACAGGGAGGCCTTCGGACTTTTCGACAGAGTCGGTGACAACAAAGTAGCCTACAACCAGATTGCAGATATCATGCGTGCACTGGGACAGAACCCAACCAACAAAGAGGTTAACAAGATCCTGGGCAACCCTACCGCTGATG AAATGGCAAACAAGAGAGTCGAGTTTGAGGCTTTCCTGCCCATGCTGCAGTTTGTGGTCAACAGCCCAAACAAGGCAACATACGAGGACTACGTTGAGGGTCTGCGTGTATTCGATAAGGAGGGCAACGGAACAGTAATGGGTGCTGAGCTGCGTATCGTCTTGTCAACACTGG GTGAGAAAATGAATGAAGCTGAGATCGATGCTCTCATGCAGGGCCAGGAGGATGAAAATGGCTGTGTGAACTATGAGG CTTTCGTCAAACACATCATGTCTGTGTAA